A genomic segment from Arcobacter acticola encodes:
- the typA gene encoding translational GTPase TypA, translating to MRDIRNIAVIAHVDHGKTTLVDELLKQSGTFSAHQNVDERVMDSNAIEKERGITILSKNTAIDYEGVRINIIDTPGHADFGGEVERVLKMVDSVLLLVDAQEGVMPQTKFVVKKALSLGHRPIVVINKIDKPGGDPDRVIDEVFDLFAQMDATEEQLEFPVVYAAARDGYAKLSLDDENKDLTPLFQTILNEVPKPVGSDENGLQLQVFTLDYDNFIGKIGIARIFNGTISMGETVLLVKADGEKVKGRVSKLIGFKGMDRFDIKTAGTGDIVAVAGFETIDVGDSLCDPANPMPLDPMHIEEPTLSVTFAVNDSPLAGTEGKFVTSNKINERLSAEMNTNIAMNYEQIGEGKFKVNGRGELQICILAENMRREGFEFCIGRPEVITKIEDGVKMEPFEHLVIDLPDEHTGAIIEKLGKRKANMTNMVPMGAGYTRLEFEIPARGLIGIRTEFLTETKGEGVMNHSFLEFRPYSGTVESRKYGALVSMEAGEAVGYSIFNLQDRGIMFVKPQDKVYVGMVIGQHAKDNDLDVNPTKGKQQSNVRSSGADEAIKLVPPRSMSLENALEWIEEDEAVEVTPISIRVRKRELDPTVRKRTAKKEKYN from the coding sequence ATGAGAGACATTAGAAATATAGCCGTAATCGCACACGTTGACCACGGTAAAACTACACTAGTAGATGAGTTATTAAAACAATCAGGTACTTTTTCAGCACACCAAAATGTTGATGAAAGAGTAATGGATAGCAATGCTATCGAAAAAGAAAGAGGAATTACAATTCTTTCTAAAAATACAGCTATTGATTATGAAGGTGTAAGAATTAACATTATTGACACTCCAGGCCATGCTGACTTTGGTGGAGAAGTTGAGAGGGTTTTAAAAATGGTTGATTCTGTTTTATTACTTGTTGATGCTCAAGAAGGTGTTATGCCTCAAACTAAATTCGTTGTTAAAAAAGCGCTATCTTTAGGACACAGACCAATCGTTGTTATTAACAAAATTGATAAACCAGGTGGAGATCCAGATAGAGTTATTGATGAAGTATTCGACCTTTTTGCACAAATGGACGCTACTGAAGAGCAATTAGAATTCCCAGTTGTTTATGCAGCAGCACGTGATGGTTATGCAAAATTATCATTAGATGATGAAAATAAAGATTTAACTCCTTTATTTCAAACAATTTTAAATGAAGTTCCAAAACCAGTAGGTTCTGATGAAAATGGTTTACAATTACAAGTATTTACACTTGACTATGATAACTTCATAGGAAAAATTGGAATCGCTAGAATCTTCAACGGTACTATTTCAATGGGTGAAACTGTTCTTTTAGTTAAAGCTGATGGTGAAAAAGTAAAAGGTAGAGTTTCTAAACTTATCGGATTTAAAGGTATGGATAGATTTGATATTAAAACAGCTGGAACAGGTGATATCGTTGCTGTTGCTGGTTTTGAAACTATTGATGTTGGAGATTCTTTATGTGATCCAGCTAATCCAATGCCTCTTGACCCTATGCATATTGAAGAGCCTACATTATCTGTAACATTTGCAGTAAATGATTCTCCATTAGCAGGAACTGAAGGTAAATTTGTTACTTCAAATAAAATCAACGAAAGATTATCTGCTGAAATGAATACTAATATTGCTATGAATTATGAGCAAATTGGTGAAGGTAAATTTAAAGTTAACGGAAGAGGTGAGTTACAAATTTGTATTCTTGCTGAAAATATGAGAAGAGAAGGTTTTGAGTTCTGTATTGGAAGACCTGAAGTTATTACAAAAATTGAAGATGGTGTTAAAATGGAACCATTCGAACATTTAGTAATTGACTTACCAGATGAGCATACAGGTGCTATTATTGAAAAACTTGGAAAAAGAAAAGCTAATATGACTAATATGGTACCAATGGGTGCTGGTTATACAAGATTAGAGTTTGAAATTCCTGCACGTGGTTTAATTGGTATTAGAACTGAGTTCTTAACTGAAACTAAAGGTGAGGGTGTAATGAATCACTCATTCTTAGAATTTAGACCATACTCTGGAACTGTTGAATCTAGAAAATATGGGGCATTAGTTTCTATGGAAGCTGGAGAAGCTGTTGGTTATTCAATCTTCAACTTACAAGATAGAGGAATTATGTTCGTTAAACCTCAAGATAAAGTATATGTTGGTATGGTTATTGGTCAACATGCAAAAGACAATGATTTAGATGTTAACCCAACTAAAGGAAAACAACAATCAAATGTTAGATCTTCAGGTGCTGATGAAGCTATTAAATTAGTTCCACCAAGATCTATGTCTTTAGAAAATGCATTAGAGTGGATTGAAGAAGATGAAGCTGTTGAAGTTACTCCTATTTCTATAAGAGTTAGAAAAAGAGAACTAGACCCAACGGTTAGAAAAAGAACTGCAAAAAAAGAGAAATATAATTAA
- a CDS encoding phosphoethanolamine transferase, which produces MKEFSQAKLIFLSAIFFTLFYNFSFFTNVINTYPIEGINVVRLISVAILLLCLIIFLFTLFSSRYTTKPLLIIVLIVSSFTAYFMDTYHVVIDDSMIRNSMQTNLAESSDLFSLKLVIYVFLLGLLPSYIIYKTKINYKSFKNEVFSKVKTIILSLIVILIIVFSFSKFYTSFFREHKPLRYHVNPIYWIYSIGKYVNTTFNSGPILVKQVGEDAKIKEEANHDEVEKTELIIMVVGEAARADRFSLNGYEKETNPLLKKEDIINFSNMYSCGTSTAESVPCMFSIYDKADYDYKKGISTENVLDVLKGTNNIEVLWRDNNSDSKGNALRVDFEDFRTSKTNTICEEDGECRDEGMLVGLDEYIKKHKGKDILIVLHQMGNHGPAYYKRYPKEFEKFTPVCKSNQLEQCTQEEVSNAYDNAILYTDYFLSKVINFLKPYSNDYETAMVYMSDHGESLGENGIYLHGLPYFMAPDNQKHIGALMWFDGEIKDEIDTDKLNTYKNNSFSQDNLFHTLLGLFEVETEVYKKDMDIIHNASKPE; this is translated from the coding sequence TTGAAAGAATTTTCTCAAGCAAAACTTATTTTCTTAAGTGCCATATTTTTTACACTATTTTATAACTTTTCATTTTTTACAAATGTTATAAATACATATCCCATTGAAGGAATAAATGTAGTTCGTTTAATATCTGTTGCAATTTTACTACTATGTTTAATAATATTTTTATTTACACTTTTTAGTTCTAGATATACAACTAAACCTCTTTTAATAATTGTATTAATCGTTTCATCTTTTACTGCATATTTTATGGATACCTACCACGTAGTTATTGATGATAGTATGATTAGAAATTCTATGCAAACAAATTTAGCTGAATCATCTGATTTATTTTCCTTAAAATTAGTTATTTATGTATTTTTACTTGGATTATTACCATCATACATTATATATAAGACAAAGATTAATTATAAGTCTTTTAAAAATGAAGTTTTTTCTAAAGTAAAAACAATAATTTTATCTTTAATAGTTATTTTAATAATTGTTTTTTCTTTTAGTAAATTTTACACATCATTTTTTAGAGAGCACAAACCTTTAAGATATCATGTAAATCCAATTTATTGGATTTATAGCATAGGGAAATATGTAAACACAACTTTTAACAGTGGCCCAATTCTTGTGAAACAAGTTGGTGAAGATGCAAAAATCAAAGAAGAAGCAAATCATGATGAAGTAGAAAAAACTGAACTTATTATTATGGTTGTCGGAGAAGCTGCTCGTGCAGATAGATTTTCTTTAAATGGGTATGAAAAAGAGACTAATCCACTTCTTAAAAAAGAAGACATAATAAATTTTTCAAATATGTATTCATGTGGAACATCAACAGCTGAGTCAGTTCCTTGTATGTTTTCTATTTATGATAAAGCTGATTATGACTATAAAAAAGGAATATCAACTGAAAATGTTCTTGATGTATTAAAAGGTACAAATAATATTGAAGTTTTATGGAGAGATAATAATTCAGATTCAAAAGGAAATGCACTAAGAGTTGATTTTGAAGATTTTAGAACATCAAAAACAAATACAATATGTGAAGAAGATGGTGAGTGTAGAGATGAGGGAATGTTAGTAGGACTTGATGAATATATAAAGAAACACAAAGGTAAAGATATTTTAATAGTTCTTCATCAAATGGGAAATCACGGACCTGCTTATTATAAAAGATATCCTAAAGAGTTTGAGAAGTTTACACCTGTTTGTAAATCAAATCAGTTAGAACAATGTACCCAAGAAGAAGTTAGTAATGCCTATGATAATGCAATTTTATATACTGATTACTTTTTATCAAAAGTTATTAATTTTCTAAAGCCTTATTCAAACGATTATGAAACTGCTATGGTTTATATGAGTGACCATGGAGAAAGTTTAGGTGAGAATGGTATTTATTTACATGGACTTCCATACTTTATGGCTCCGGATAATCAAAAACACATTGGCGCGCTTATGTGGTTTGATGGAGAAATAAAAGATGAAATAGATACAGATAAGCTTAATACATATAAAAACAATTCTTTTTCTCAGGATAATTTATTTCATACACTGTTAGGACTATTTGAAGTAGAAACTGAAGTTTATAAAAAAGACATGGATATTATTCACAATGCTTCTAAACCTGAATAA
- a CDS encoding phosphatase PAP2 family protein, with protein MLLNLNKQILITAILLIAVIALFQFSDLDIFVQNFFYNFESKTWLINKDEPILKFFLYDGLKIGLIIFAVLILLALVIFRKKPLIQEYKKGLIIVLLSAIFVPLMIGSLKAISNTPCPCNIVNFNGVYPDIKVFDSYPKDFVQPSKAKCWPAGHASGGFALMAFFFLFKTQLNKKRAVAVALVVGWSMGSYKMLLGDHFLSHTIITMMMAWLIILIIVKLTQFKQRQEI; from the coding sequence ATGCTTCTAAACCTGAATAAACAAATATTAATTACAGCTATTTTATTAATAGCTGTGATTGCTTTATTTCAATTTAGTGATTTAGATATATTTGTTCAAAACTTTTTTTATAACTTTGAATCAAAAACATGGCTGATAAATAAAGATGAACCTATACTTAAATTCTTTCTTTATGATGGTTTAAAGATAGGGCTTATAATTTTTGCTGTACTTATTTTATTGGCATTAGTTATTTTTAGAAAAAAACCTCTTATTCAAGAGTATAAAAAAGGTTTAATTATAGTTTTATTGTCAGCTATTTTTGTTCCTTTAATGATTGGTTCATTAAAAGCTATTTCAAATACTCCTTGTCCTTGTAATATTGTTAATTTTAATGGAGTTTATCCTGATATAAAAGTTTTTGATTCATATCCAAAAGATTTTGTTCAGCCATCAAAAGCAAAATGTTGGCCTGCAGGTCATGCAAGTGGTGGTTTTGCTCTAATGGCATTTTTTTTCCTATTCAAAACTCAACTTAATAAAAAAAGAGCTGTAGCTGTAGCTTTAGTTGTGGGTTGGAGTATGGGTTCGTATAAGATGCTTTTAGGAGATCATTTTTTAAGTCATACTATAATTACTATGATGATGGCTTGGCTTATAATCTTAATAATAGTAAAATTAACACAATTTAAACAAAGGCAAGAAATTTGA
- a CDS encoding diacylglycerol kinase, with product MRNQPKYNFFKNTSYALKGLVDLIKTETSFKIELIITIILLPVIIFIDVTLTNRALMFITLMGMLLTEAINSAIERVVDLVTLEHHHMAGRAKDVGSTAVFLSIFIFVVTWSIILIDTYIK from the coding sequence TTGAGAAATCAACCAAAATATAATTTTTTCAAAAACACCTCTTATGCATTAAAAGGCTTAGTAGACTTAATTAAAACAGAAACATCATTTAAAATAGAGTTAATTATTACTATTATTTTACTTCCTGTAATTATTTTTATTGATGTAACTCTTACTAATAGAGCTTTAATGTTCATCACTTTAATGGGAATGTTATTAACAGAAGCTATAAATAGTGCAATTGAAAGAGTTGTTGATTTAGTAACTTTAGAACATCATCACATGGCTGGACGAGCCAAAGATGTTGGAAGTACTGCTGTATTTTTAAGTATTTTTATCTTTGTAGTTACTTGGAGTATTATTCTAATAGATACTTATATCAAATGA